A genomic stretch from Hemibagrus wyckioides isolate EC202008001 linkage group LG02, SWU_Hwy_1.0, whole genome shotgun sequence includes:
- the LOC131368441 gene encoding hydroxyacylglutathione hydrolase, mitochondrial isoform X2 has product MLFKSLLLGACGLSAVGAAAYKFAPTQISAAFFHSVVRKSALVEQSNMKIELLPALTDNYMYLLIDEDTKEAAIVDPVEPMKVVEAVKKHGVKLKSILTTHHHWDHAGGNEKMVKLAPGLTVYGGDDRIGALTKKVTHYNTFKVGSLNVKCLFTPCHTSGHICYFVTSENSSEPPAVFTGDTLFVAGCGKFFEGTAEEMYKALVDILGRLPPETEKYDSGEPTIPSTIADEFTFNPFMRVREKSVQTHAGTSDPIDTMRSIRKEKDGFKVPKD; this is encoded by the exons ATGTTATTTAAGTCTCTGCTACTCGGTGCCTGCGGTCTCAGCGCAGTTGGAGCTGCAGCGTATAAATTTG cCCCTACTCAGATCTCGGCAGCGTTCTTTCATTCCGTGGTTAGGAAATCAGCTCTCGTGGAGCAATCCAACATGAAGATAGAGCTGCTGCCTGCACTTACTGATAACTACATGTATCTCCTCATTGACGAGGACACAAAAGAGGCAGCCATTGTGGACCCTGTCGAACCCATGAAG GTTGTTGAAGCTGTTAAAAAGCATGGCGTGAAGCTCAAATCCATTCTAACCACACATCATCACTG GGACCATGCTGGTGGAAATGAGAAAATGGTGAAGTTGGCCCCTGGGCTTActgtgtatggaggtgatgacaGGATAGGAGCCTTGACCAAAAAagtaacacactacaacactttcAAA GTGGGCTCGCTCAATGTAAAGTGTTTGTTTACACCATGTCATACGAGTGGACACATCTGCTACTTTGTGACTTCAGAAAATAGCTCTGAACCCCCAGCGGTGTTTACAG GGGACACCCTGTTTGTGGCAGGCTGTGGAAAATTCTTCGAGGGTACAGCCGAGGAAATGTACAAAGCTCTGGTAGACATTCTGGGCCGACTTCCTCCAGAGACG GAGAAATACGATAGCGGAGAGCCAACCATTCCTTCCACGATTGCGGACGAGTTCACGTTCAACCCCTTCATGAGAGTCAG AGAGAAATCGGTACAGACGCACGCCGGGACAAGTGACCCCATAGACACGATGAGGAGTATCCGGAAAGAGAAGGACGGCTTCAAAGTTCCCAAGGATTGA
- the LOC131368441 gene encoding hydroxyacylglutathione hydrolase, mitochondrial isoform X1, with protein sequence MLFKSLLLGACGLSAVGAAAYKFAPTQISAAFFHSVVRKSALVEQSNMKIELLPALTDNYMYLLIDEDTKEAAIVDPVEPMKVVEAVKKHGVKLKSILTTHHHWDHAGGNEKMVKLAPGLTVYGGDDRIGALTKKVTHYNTFKVGSLNVKCLFTPCHTSGHICYFVTSENSSEPPAVFTGDTLFVAGCGKFFEGTAEEMYKALVDILGRLPPETRVYCGHEYTINNLKFAHHVEPNNEAIKRKLAWAKEKYDSGEPTIPSTIADEFTFNPFMRVREKSVQTHAGTSDPIDTMRSIRKEKDGFKVPKD encoded by the exons ATGTTATTTAAGTCTCTGCTACTCGGTGCCTGCGGTCTCAGCGCAGTTGGAGCTGCAGCGTATAAATTTG cCCCTACTCAGATCTCGGCAGCGTTCTTTCATTCCGTGGTTAGGAAATCAGCTCTCGTGGAGCAATCCAACATGAAGATAGAGCTGCTGCCTGCACTTACTGATAACTACATGTATCTCCTCATTGACGAGGACACAAAAGAGGCAGCCATTGTGGACCCTGTCGAACCCATGAAG GTTGTTGAAGCTGTTAAAAAGCATGGCGTGAAGCTCAAATCCATTCTAACCACACATCATCACTG GGACCATGCTGGTGGAAATGAGAAAATGGTGAAGTTGGCCCCTGGGCTTActgtgtatggaggtgatgacaGGATAGGAGCCTTGACCAAAAAagtaacacactacaacactttcAAA GTGGGCTCGCTCAATGTAAAGTGTTTGTTTACACCATGTCATACGAGTGGACACATCTGCTACTTTGTGACTTCAGAAAATAGCTCTGAACCCCCAGCGGTGTTTACAG GGGACACCCTGTTTGTGGCAGGCTGTGGAAAATTCTTCGAGGGTACAGCCGAGGAAATGTACAAAGCTCTGGTAGACATTCTGGGCCGACTTCCTCCAGAGACG CGTGTGTACTGTGGCCATGAATACACAATCAACAATTTAAAATTTGCACACCACGTTGAACCAAATAACGAGGCCATCAAGAGAAAACTGGCATGGGCTAAG GAGAAATACGATAGCGGAGAGCCAACCATTCCTTCCACGATTGCGGACGAGTTCACGTTCAACCCCTTCATGAGAGTCAG AGAGAAATCGGTACAGACGCACGCCGGGACAAGTGACCCCATAGACACGATGAGGAGTATCCGGAAAGAGAAGGACGGCTTCAAAGTTCCCAAGGATTGA
- the fahd1 gene encoding acylpyruvase FAHD1, mitochondrial, with the protein MSTRNVARFWEWGRKIICVGRNYAEHAKELKNELPTEPVLFLKPPTAYVKEGSPILVPHYSTNLHHEVELGVVVGKAGRDIPQTSAMDHVAGYALCLDMTARDVQDQCKAKGLPWTLAKAFDTSCPVSDFIPKERIPDPAGVDLWLRVNSVTRQKGSTGQMIFSIPYLISYISRVMALEEGDLILTGTPKGVGAVHEHDELQAGIEGVINMTFKVGKRADKSPRSYEMT; encoded by the exons ATGAGCACGCGCAATGTGGCACGTTTCTGGGAATGGGGGCGGAAGATAATCTGCGTGGGGCGAAATTACGCAGAACACGCCAAGGAGCTGAAGAACGAGCTGCCCACGGAGCCCGTGCTGTTCCTGAAGCCGCCGACGGCGTATGTCAAGGAGGGATCTCCGATCCTTGTGCCTCACTACTCCACCAATCTGCACCATGAAGTGGAGCTCGGCGTGGTGGTGGGTAAAGCGGGCAGAGACATCCCCCAGACCTCAGCCATGGACCATGTCGCCGGATATGCGCTGTGCTTGGACATGACCGCGCGGGACGTTCAGGACCAATGCAAAGCAAAAGGGCTGCCCTGGACTCTCGCCAAAGCCTTCGACACGTCCTGTCCCGTGAGCGACTTCATCCCCAAAGAGCGGATCCCGGACCCGGCAGGTGTCGATTTGTGGCTCAGAGTGAACAGTGTCACTCGGCAGAAGGGCAGCACGGGGCAGATGATTTTCTCCATACCCTACCTGATCAGCTACATCAGCAGGGTAATGGCGTTAGAGGAAGGAGACCTCATACTGACCGGGACGCCTAAAGGTGTCGGAGCCGTGCACGAGCATGACGAGCTTCAAGCCGGCATCGAGGGTGTCATCAACATGACATTTAAAGTCGGCAAACGGGCTGACAAGAGTCCA AGATCATATGAGATGACATAA